In Tenacibaculum sp. 190524A02b, the genomic stretch AACATTATTTTATTTTATGATAGCATCGGCACACAAATTTTACACAGAAATTATCCAAAAATTTCCTTATAAACCTACTTATAAGCAAAATGAGCTTTTAAATGAATTAACAAATTTTATTTTTGAAGATAATGAAAGAGCACTTTTTGTTTTAAAAGGGTATGCAGGAACAGGGAAAACAACCACTATTAGTACAGTGGTTAATAATTTGTGGCGTGCTGGTAAAAAAGCGGTGTTATTAGCTCCTACAGGAAGAGCAGCTAAAGTAATTTCAGGATATTCAGGTAAACAGGCTTTTACCATTCATAAAAAAATATATTTTCCTAAAAAACAAGGTAGTGGAGGTGTAAGTTTTGTAATGCAACCTAATAAACATACAAACACTGTGTTTATAGTGGATGAAGCTTCTATGATTTCTGATGAAAAACAAAATGCAAAATTGTTTGAAAATGGATCATTGCTTGATGATTTAATAGCTTATGTGTACTCTGGTAAAAATTGTAAGATTGTTTTTATTGGAGATACGGCTCAGTTACCTCCAGTAAAATTAACTGTGAGTCCTGCTTTGGAGGCTGATAAACTTTCTTTTGAGTTTAATAAAGATATTACCGAGATAGAATTAGATGAAGTGGTAAGACAACAAGAAAACTCTGGTATTTTGTTTAATGCTACGGATTTACGTTTATTAATTCAAAATGAAGCTACCGACTTTAAATTTGACGTTAACTTTCCAGATATTATTCGTTTACAAGATGGTTATGATATTCAAGATGCTATAACTGGTGCTTATGATGGTGATATTGGCGTAGAGGATACGGCAATTATTGTTCGTTCTAATAAAAGAGCCAATCAGTACAATCAACAAATACGTACTAAAATTAGAGGACAAGAAAGTGAGATTTCTACGGGAGATTATGTTATGGTGGTTAAAAACAATTATTTCTGGTTGAAAGATTCGTCTTCTGCTGGTTTTATAGCCAATGGAGATATATGCGAAGTAATGCATATTCATAACATAAAAGAGTTATATGGTTTTAAGTTTGCTGAGGTTGAAATTAGAATGATTGATTATCCTGATATGAAACCTTTTGATACTGTGTTGTTATTAGATACTTTAACAAGTGAAAGTCCGTCATTGACTTATGAAGAATCGAATAAGTTGTATGAAGCGGTTAAAGAAGATTTTGCACATGAAAAATCAAAGTATAAGCAATTTATGGGGGTTAAAAAGAATAAGTATTTTAACGCTTTACAAGTTAAGTTTTCTTATGCTATGACTTGTCATAAATCACAGGGAGGACAATGGAAAACTATCTTTATAGAGCAACCTTATTTACCAGACGGTCCAAATATTGAGTATTTACGCTGGTTATATACTGCGGTTACTCGTGCACAAGAAAA encodes the following:
- a CDS encoding ATP-dependent DNA helicase, translating into MIASAHKFYTEIIQKFPYKPTYKQNELLNELTNFIFEDNERALFVLKGYAGTGKTTTISTVVNNLWRAGKKAVLLAPTGRAAKVISGYSGKQAFTIHKKIYFPKKQGSGGVSFVMQPNKHTNTVFIVDEASMISDEKQNAKLFENGSLLDDLIAYVYSGKNCKIVFIGDTAQLPPVKLTVSPALEADKLSFEFNKDITEIELDEVVRQQENSGILFNATDLRLLIQNEATDFKFDVNFPDIIRLQDGYDIQDAITGAYDGDIGVEDTAIIVRSNKRANQYNQQIRTKIRGQESEISTGDYVMVVKNNYFWLKDSSSAGFIANGDICEVMHIHNIKELYGFKFAEVEIRMIDYPDMKPFDTVLLLDTLTSESPSLTYEESNKLYEAVKEDFAHEKSKYKQFMGVKKNKYFNALQVKFSYAMTCHKSQGGQWKTIFIEQPYLPDGPNIEYLRWLYTAVTRAQEKLYLIGFKDECFV